A DNA window from Thermodesulfobacteriota bacterium contains the following coding sequences:
- a CDS encoding SAM-dependent DNA methyltransferase, with translation TDFALLNPNTHTCPTFRSQADAELTRKIYRRAGVFIDEGKGEAGNPWGVRFARLFDMASDSGLFRTLRQLEAAGGIREGGDWRLPDGRRFVPLYEAKMAHHFDHRWATYEEDGQESRGCTLAEKGDAAFRPRPRYWVPQEEVESRLAAKGWQRGWLLGWRDICRSTDERTVIAGVVPRVGVGDKFLLAMPRQEATRWPALMANFCALPLDYLARQKVGGTSLKYFTMKQLPILPPTAYTPADLAFIVPRVLELTCTAHDLAPFAADLGHPGPPFPWDPERRAVLRSELDACFARLYGLSRDELRYILDPADVLGPDYPSETFRVLKNREMREYGEYRTARLVLAAYDRLAGPASSFSL, from the coding sequence AACCGATTTTGCCCTCCTCAACCCCAACACCCACACCTGTCCAACCTTCCGCTCCCAGGCGGACGCCGAGCTGACCAGGAAGATTTACCGCCGGGCCGGGGTCTTCATCGACGAGGGGAAGGGCGAGGCGGGTAATCCCTGGGGGGTGCGGTTCGCCAGGCTGTTCGACATGGCAAGCGACTCCGGCCTGTTCCGCACCCTGCGCCAGCTTGAGGCCGCGGGCGGAATCCGGGAGGGCGGGGACTGGCGGCTGCCGGACGGCCGGCGCTTTGTCCCCCTCTACGAGGCCAAGATGGCGCACCATTTCGACCATCGCTGGGCCACCTACGAGGAGGATGGCCAGGAGTCCCGGGGCTGCACCCTGGCCGAGAAGGGGGATGCGGCCTTCCGCCCCCGGCCGCGCTACTGGGTGCCCCAGGAGGAGGTGGAGAGCCGCTTGGCCGCGAAAGGCTGGCAGCGGGGCTGGCTCCTGGGCTGGCGGGACATCTGCCGCTCTACCGACGAGCGGACGGTCATCGCTGGCGTGGTGCCGCGGGTGGGGGTGGGCGATAAGTTCTTGCTCGCCATGCCTAGACAGGAGGCAACCCGTTGGCCGGCGCTGATGGCCAACTTCTGCGCCTTGCCGCTGGATTATCTCGCTCGACAGAAGGTCGGTGGTACCTCATTGAAATACTTCACGATGAAGCAGCTCCCCATCCTTCCCCCCACCGCCTACACCCCCGCCGACCTGGCCTTCATCGTCCCCCGGGTCCTGGAGCTCACCTGCACCGCCCACGACCTGGCGCCGTTTGCCGCCGACCTCGGCCATCCCGGCCCGCCCTTCCCCTGGGATCCGGAGCGCCGGGCCGTCCTGCGGTCGGAGCTGGACGCCTGTTTCGCCCGGCTCTACGGCCTCAGCCGGGACGAGCTGCGGTACATTCTCGACCCGGCGGACGTCCTGGGGCCGGATTATCCCTCCGAGACCTTTCGGGTCCTCAAGAACCGCGAGATGCGGGAATACGGTGAGTACCGAACCGCCCGCCTGGTGCTGGCGGCCTATGACCGTTTGGCGGGCCCGGCCTCCAGCTTTTCCTTGTGA
- a CDS encoding XRE family transcriptional regulator — translation MEEASMNVEVLARNVRRLRSSRRLSQGALAGLAGLSLPAVKNLELARSEPRMRTIQAIAKALGVQLPDLFLPVRELRTVRFRSARRMQNRENVLADVARWLDDFHCLEEVLGQQLPFTLQEVRKASSRENPTGAAGLCRKKLGLKPGEPVHDICGLLEHGGVKVFPVPMASDGFFGLSVAEEDGGPAVVVNVWERISVERRIFCAAHELGHLLLHPAAYDGTQVEENKDEEREADLFAGHFLMPGEGFRQEWNEAAGLHWVDRVFKVKRIFRVSYKTVLARLVELGAADKSIWGRFNVAFQQRFQRRLPFKEEPQAIEPAEPFGMQRFDFCEDRFSRLIRQAIRDDRISLSRGAEMLRVGIAEMQDRLQNWDAVP, via the coding sequence ATGGAGGAGGCGAGCATGAACGTGGAGGTCCTTGCCCGGAATGTTCGGCGGTTGCGAAGCTCGCGGCGCCTGAGCCAAGGCGCCTTGGCAGGTTTGGCCGGCCTCTCGCTGCCGGCGGTGAAGAACCTTGAACTGGCCAGGAGCGAGCCGCGGATGAGAACCATTCAAGCGATCGCCAAGGCCCTGGGGGTGCAGCTCCCAGACCTGTTTCTGCCAGTGCGGGAGCTGCGCACCGTCCGGTTCCGGTCCGCAAGGCGGATGCAGAACCGCGAGAACGTGCTGGCGGATGTGGCGCGATGGCTCGACGACTTCCACTGCCTGGAAGAGGTCCTGGGCCAACAACTGCCGTTCACCCTCCAGGAGGTGCGAAAGGCCAGCTCGCGAGAGAACCCGACCGGGGCGGCCGGACTCTGCCGGAAGAAGCTGGGTCTCAAGCCCGGCGAGCCCGTCCACGACATCTGCGGCCTGCTGGAGCACGGCGGCGTGAAGGTCTTTCCGGTTCCCATGGCGTCCGATGGCTTCTTTGGCCTGTCGGTGGCGGAAGAGGACGGTGGTCCCGCGGTGGTGGTGAACGTCTGGGAGCGGATTTCTGTGGAGCGGCGCATCTTCTGCGCCGCCCACGAGCTCGGCCATCTCCTGCTGCACCCCGCGGCCTACGATGGCACCCAGGTCGAGGAGAACAAGGACGAGGAGCGGGAGGCCGATCTCTTCGCCGGACACTTCCTGATGCCTGGCGAGGGATTCCGCCAGGAATGGAACGAGGCCGCTGGGCTGCACTGGGTAGACCGGGTCTTCAAGGTCAAGCGCATCTTCCGGGTCAGCTACAAGACCGTGCTGGCGCGTCTTGTGGAACTGGGGGCCGCCGACAAGTCCATCTGGGGGCGATTCAACGTGGCGTTCCAGCAACGGTTCCAGCGGAGGCTTCCCTTCAAGGAGGAACCCCAGGCCATCGAGCCGGCCGAGCCCTTCGGGATGCAACGCTTCGACTTCTGCGAGGACCGCTTCAGCCGGCTGATCCGGCAGGCCATCCGGGACGACAGGATCTCCCTCAGCCGGGGCGCCGAGATGCTCCGCGTCGGTATCGCCGAGATGCAAGACCGCCTGCAGAACTGGGATGCCGTTCCGTGA
- a CDS encoding Uma2 family endonuclease, whose product MIAHPAKRAATYSDLLALPENLVGEIIDGELVASPRPSRIHAYAAASLDKEIGPPFHSGRGGPGGWIILMEPEIAFGPHLLVPDLAGWRTARFPPVEDHNWISVAPDWVCELLSPKTVRVDRITKLGIYAQHGVRHFWLIDPLHKTLEVFGLEAGRWLVLGVFAGNDRVRAEPFQEVEIELSALWLENRFPGPGAEPT is encoded by the coding sequence ATGATCGCCCATCCGGCCAAGCGCGCCGCCACCTACTCCGATCTTCTTGCCCTGCCCGAAAACCTGGTGGGCGAGATCATCGACGGCGAGCTGGTGGCCAGCCCCCGGCCTTCCCGCATCCATGCCTACGCGGCGGCAAGCCTGGACAAGGAGATCGGCCCCCCCTTCCACTCGGGACGGGGGGGACCGGGAGGATGGATTATCCTGATGGAGCCCGAGATCGCCTTCGGCCCCCATCTGCTGGTGCCGGATCTGGCCGGTTGGCGGACAGCCCGGTTCCCGCCGGTGGAGGATCACAACTGGATCTCGGTGGCGCCGGACTGGGTCTGCGAGCTGCTCTCCCCGAAGACGGTCCGCGTCGACCGGATCACCAAGCTGGGCATCTACGCCCAGCACGGCGTCCGCCATTTCTGGCTGATCGATCCCTTGCACAAGACCCTGGAGGTCTTCGGCCTTGAGGCCGGCCGTTGGCTGGTCCTGGGGGTGTTTGCCGGCAACGATCGGGTCCGGGCCGAGCCCTTCCAGGAGGTCGAGATCGAGCTGTCCGCCCTCTGGCTGGAGAACCGGTTTCCCGGACCCGGCGCCGAGCCCACCTGA
- a CDS encoding PIN domain-containing protein has translation MVLAANEWQVKDISLEVIEEAYSLPDSFHADPADRILVATARLMRCPLLTADRKLLDYPHVVTIW, from the coding sequence ATGGTGCTGGCGGCCAACGAGTGGCAGGTGAAAGACATCAGCCTTGAGGTGATCGAAGAGGCATACTCCCTGCCCGATTCCTTCCATGCCGACCCGGCGGACAGGATCCTGGTGGCGACCGCCAGGTTGATGCGCTGTCCGCTGTTGACCGCCGATCGCAAGCTTCTGGACTATCCTCACGTCGTCACCATCTGGTAG
- the nifU gene encoding Fe-S cluster assembly protein NifU, whose amino-acid sequence MWDYTDKVKEHFLNPRNVGEVEGPDGVGEVGSLACGDALKLTFKLDDQGKIADARFKTFGCASAIASSSALTEMIKGLTLDEAARITNEDIARFLGGLPREKMHCSVMGREALEAAIANYRGVPVPAAEGELVCECFGVTDVEIRRAIQESGLKTVEEVTNFTKAGGGCGKCHERIEALIHEVRQEAQKAERPVGPRRLTNLQKIRLIEEALEREIRPGLRQDGGDIELVDVDGDVVMVSLRGACASCVASQLTLKDYVEARLRELVLDTLTVEEVRS is encoded by the coding sequence ATGTGGGACTATACGGACAAGGTCAAGGAGCATTTTCTCAATCCGAGAAACGTCGGCGAGGTGGAGGGGCCGGACGGGGTCGGCGAGGTCGGGTCGCTGGCCTGCGGCGATGCCCTGAAGCTGACCTTCAAGCTTGATGACCAGGGGAAGATCGCCGACGCCCGCTTCAAGACCTTCGGCTGCGCCAGCGCCATCGCCTCTTCCTCGGCCTTGACCGAGATGATCAAGGGCCTCACCCTGGACGAGGCGGCCCGGATCACCAACGAGGACATCGCCCGCTTTCTGGGCGGGCTGCCCCGGGAGAAGATGCACTGCTCGGTGATGGGCCGGGAGGCCCTGGAGGCGGCCATCGCCAACTACCGGGGGGTGCCGGTGCCGGCCGCCGAGGGTGAGCTGGTTTGCGAGTGCTTCGGGGTCACCGATGTGGAGATCCGGCGGGCGATCCAGGAGAGCGGCCTCAAGACCGTGGAGGAGGTCACCAATTTCACCAAGGCGGGGGGGGGCTGCGGCAAGTGCCACGAGCGCATCGAGGCCCTCATCCACGAGGTGCGGCAGGAGGCGCAGAAGGCGGAAAGACCGGTCGGGCCGCGGCGGCTGACCAATCTCCAGAAGATCCGCCTCATCGAGGAGGCCCTGGAGCGGGAGATCCGGCCCGGCCTCAGGCAGGACGGCGGCGACATCGAGCTGGTTGACGTGGATGGTGATGTGGTCATGGTCTCCTTGCGCGGTGCTTGCGCGTCCTGCGTCGCCTCGCAGCTGACCCTGAAGGACTATGTCGAGGCGCGGTTGCGGGAGCTGGTGCTCGATACCCTCACCGTCGAGGAGGTGCGGTCGTGA
- a CDS encoding FAD-dependent thymidylate synthase, whose translation MAVATLRIRFESESVAGRFFETRPRFLHVDRPEKDTLLVTGSVRAWREHCLGHPGTKVAKAAAAFLARHQPLLFGDLVPKRGAIQPEGVAVEKVPLPEVDALPADLLGKHRHLGVRFIVNRAVTHEIVRHRPCSFLQESQRYCRYADDRFGNEVTFIAPLFFAEGSPEYTLWAQSMAASEASYLRLLATTSPQAARTVLPNSCKTELIVYCNLLEWLHILKLRTSAAAEPSMREIMIPLLAVLRERFPGVFGALPVPAV comes from the coding sequence ATGGCGGTGGCCACCTTGCGGATCCGCTTCGAGAGCGAATCGGTGGCCGGCCGCTTCTTCGAGACCCGGCCCCGTTTTCTGCACGTGGACCGGCCGGAGAAGGATACCCTGCTCGTCACCGGCAGCGTCCGGGCCTGGCGGGAGCACTGCCTGGGCCACCCCGGCACCAAGGTGGCCAAGGCGGCAGCGGCCTTTCTCGCCCGGCACCAGCCACTCCTCTTCGGCGATCTGGTGCCGAAAAGGGGCGCCATCCAGCCGGAGGGGGTGGCGGTGGAGAAGGTGCCGCTTCCCGAGGTGGACGCCCTGCCGGCGGATCTTCTGGGCAAGCACCGGCATCTGGGCGTGAGGTTCATCGTCAACCGGGCCGTCACCCACGAGATTGTCCGCCACCGGCCCTGCTCCTTTCTCCAGGAAAGCCAGCGCTACTGCCGGTATGCCGACGACCGTTTCGGCAACGAGGTCACCTTCATCGCGCCCCTGTTCTTCGCTGAGGGCAGCCCGGAGTACACCCTGTGGGCCCAGTCCATGGCCGCCAGCGAGGCCAGCTACCTGAGGCTCCTGGCCACCACCAGCCCGCAGGCGGCCCGCACCGTCTTGCCCAACTCCTGCAAGACCGAGCTCATCGTCTACTGCAATCTCCTGGAGTGGCTGCACATCCTGAAGCTCCGGACCTCAGCCGCTGCCGAGCCCTCCATGCGGGAGATCATGATCCCGCTCCTGGCGGTCCTCAGGGAGCGGTTTCCGGGAGTCTTCGGCGCCTTGCCGGTGCCAGCGGTGTAG